The following are encoded in a window of Astyanax mexicanus isolate ESR-SI-001 chromosome 6, AstMex3_surface, whole genome shotgun sequence genomic DNA:
- the cpvl gene encoding probable serine carboxypeptidase CPVL — translation MLKEVLSLLLVWAVVVVQPVVSRGCSSFFCRRSHRVSHSDAQDPGKPLFLTPYLEQGKIEEAKKLSLVGPLPGANVKSYSGYLTVNKSYNSNLFFWFFPAQVRPETAPVLLWLQGGPGGTSMFGLFVEHGPYFVHQNLTLGYREIPWTSRYSVLYIDNPVGTGWSFTDDDKGYATNQDDVGRDLYSALIQFFQIFSEFQSNEFYATGESYAGKYVPAIGYYIHKNNPSAKVKINFKGVAIGDGLCDPELMLGGYADFLYQTGMIDELQMQYVKLQTDSGVRLIQQQRWIEAFEVFDSLLNGDLSPYPSFFQNATGCTNYFNYLQCQEPADQEYFAKFVTLPTVRSSIHVGNLTFHDGSEVEKHLLQDVMKTIKPWLGVLMDKYRVLIYSGQLDVIVAAPLTERFLPTVNWTGADDYKKAERFHWKVQPSDTEVAGYVRQVGEFYQVIVRGGGHILPYDQPQRSFDMIDRFLSTQGFSSV, via the exons ATGCTGAAAGAAGTGCTGAGTCTTCTGCTTGTCTGGGCTGTGGTGGTGGTGCAGCCGGTGGTCTCCAGGGGCTGCTCCTCATTCTTCTGCAGAAGATCCCACCGTGTCAGTCACTCAGATGCTCAAGACCCCGGGAAACCTCTCTTTCTTACTCCATATCTGGAGCAGGGCAAGATAGAGGAAG CTAAAAAGCTGAGCTTGGTGGGTCCTCTGCCTGGTGCTAATGTGAAGAGTTACTCTGGTTATCTCACTGTTAACAAGAGCTACAACAGCAACCTCTTCTTCTGGTTCTTTCCTGCACAG GTGAGACCAGAAACTGCCCCGGTGCTTCTTTGGCTGCAAGGTGGTCCGGGGGGCACCTCCATGTTTGGCCTTTTTGTGGAGCATGGACCTTACTTTGTGCATCAGAATCTCACAT TGGGCTACAGAGAAATCCCCTGGACCTCCAGATACTCTGTTCTGTACATCGACAATCCA GTTGGTACTGGATGGAGTTTCACTGATGATGATAAAGGCTATGCCACCAACCAAGACGATGTTGGCAGAGACCTGTATAG TGCACTGattcagttcttccagatcttcAGTGAGTTTCAGTCCAATGAGTTTTATGCCACGGGAGAG TCGTACGCAGGGAAATACGTTCCAGCAATCGGCTACTACATCCACAAAAATAACCCCTCAGCTAAAGTGAAGATCAATTTTAAGGGGGTGGCTATTGGGGATGGTCTGTGTGACCCTGAGCTG ATGCTGGGCGGCTACGCTGATTTCCTGTATCAGACGGGTATGATTGATGAGCTGCAGATGCAGTATGTGAAGCTGCAGACAGACAGTGGCGTCAGACTTATTCAGCAGCAGAGATGGATAGAAGCCTTCGAG GTTTTCGACAGCTTACTGAATGGTGATCTTTCTCCTTACCCCTCGTTCTTCCAAAATGCTACCGGCTGCACAAACTACTTCAACTACTTGCAATGCCAG GAACCTGCAGATCAGGAGTACTTTGCCAAGTTTGTGACCTTGCCAACGGTGAGGAGCTCCATCCATGTAGGCAACCTAACATTCCATGATGGATCTGAGGTGGAGAAACACCTTCTCCAGGATGTCATGAAGACCATAAAACCCTGGCTGGGAGTGCTCATGGACAAATACAGA gtgcTGATCTACAGCGGGCAGCTGGATGTGATTGTGGCGGCTCCTTTGACAGAGCGCTTCCTGCCCACAGTGAACTGGACAGGAGCAGATGATTATAAAAAAGCTGAACGTTTCCACTGGAAGGTCCAACCCAGTGACACGGAGGTAGCAGGCTACGTCCGGCAAGTGGGAGAATTTTACCAA gTGATTGTTCGAGGTGGGGGACACATTTTGCCTTATGACCAACCACAGAGGTCTTTTGACATGATTGACAGATTCCTGTCCACACAGGGCTTCTCTTCTGTCTGA